In Methanosarcina barkeri MS, a single window of DNA contains:
- a CDS encoding DUF7544 domain-containing protein produces MSWYAIGAVDRALSRTREALLEPFDFWKWVKLAIIVFLLGGVSSYGNSSGYNIGSEDLKNNFPIIEPGKMPDLPFDMHNIAFSYIYQVPNLATVTAIIASLILLIFIFSYISSIMEFVFVESLVRNEVKFWAYSRRFLGKGFRLLLVRLAIGLVLLALFGIFLLPLIPLIREVSSDFSLSASLGGILWVVGVIILLILLALAIDSLLSLAIPLAIYRNKGILSAFKLVLGNFRKNWREVVVYWFVRLLLYIGVAVLAIFLFVGVALVLGLTFLIFDVALYFLFSSLLSELLLWLLLIPFIVIELILILGILFFLGVPLSVFLKYHMLSFLEAWYEDAEIPFFDTPAPEPKVKVDEPEPTF; encoded by the coding sequence ATGAGTTGGTACGCGATAGGTGCAGTAGACAGAGCTCTCTCAAGAACAAGAGAAGCTCTTCTTGAGCCTTTTGATTTCTGGAAATGGGTAAAACTCGCAATCATTGTTTTTCTGTTAGGCGGGGTTTCGAGTTATGGAAATTCGAGCGGATACAATATAGGTTCAGAAGACTTAAAAAACAATTTTCCTATTATTGAGCCTGGCAAGATGCCTGATCTTCCTTTTGACATGCATAATATTGCTTTCAGTTATATTTATCAGGTGCCAAACCTGGCAACTGTAACCGCAATAATAGCTTCCCTTATTCTCCTAATTTTTATTTTTTCGTACATTTCCAGTATTATGGAGTTTGTTTTTGTGGAATCCCTTGTACGAAACGAAGTAAAATTCTGGGCTTATTCAAGGAGGTTTCTGGGAAAAGGATTCCGCCTCTTGCTTGTGCGCTTAGCGATTGGTCTGGTACTTCTCGCGCTCTTCGGAATATTCCTTCTTCCTCTTATACCCCTTATTCGTGAGGTATCCTCAGACTTTTCTTTGTCTGCCAGTCTCGGAGGAATTCTTTGGGTTGTCGGCGTAATTATTTTGTTAATTCTGCTCGCACTTGCAATAGATTCCCTTTTAAGCCTTGCAATTCCACTTGCCATTTACCGGAATAAAGGAATTCTTTCGGCTTTCAAGCTTGTTCTCGGAAATTTCAGGAAAAACTGGCGCGAAGTTGTGGTTTACTGGTTTGTCAGGCTATTGCTCTATATAGGAGTAGCCGTTCTTGCAATTTTCCTTTTTGTAGGTGTGGCACTGGTTTTAGGGCTTACTTTCCTTATTTTTGATGTGGCTCTGTACTTCCTCTTTTCGTCCCTGTTATCAGAACTTCTTCTCTGGTTACTCCTTATTCCGTTTATCGTTATAGAGCTGATTTTGATCCTGGGAATTCTGTTTTTCCTCGGTGTACCTCTCTCCGTTTTCCTTAAATATCATATGTTAAGTTTTCTTGAAGCCTGGTATGAAGACGCAGAAATTCCTTTCTTTGATACTCCTGCTCCGGAACCTAAAGTTAAGGTTGATGAACCTGAGCCGACTTTTTGA